The window GCACGCCGCGAGACATATTTCAACAACTGGAGGGTGCTCACCACCGCCGAGATCATGCCGCCAACCGCAAGCAAGAGCGAGAAGATAATTCCAGAGCCGATTTGCCTATCGATCCAGCTACCCAGCAAAAAACCA is drawn from Chloroflexota bacterium and contains these coding sequences:
- a CDS encoding AtpZ/AtpI family protein, whose product is MSSLNTWEAIGVVTQFGVTVAITVAVGFLLGSWIDRQIGSGIIFSLLLAVGGMISAVVSTLQLLKYVSRRANDRRGQVQE